The Pelodiscus sinensis isolate JC-2024 chromosome 6, ASM4963464v1, whole genome shotgun sequence genome has a segment encoding these proteins:
- the LOC102446275 gene encoding uncharacterized protein LOC102446275 yields the protein MSIISLFLGLSSGLLLMFCSHFPEAGKCQLIWGTDEQLSKAILEMLHINKLSTPLRTKPHDYMKLVYHLRNPPATSDFSNSEGTLVQSFRSIQDPEFGIPGWLWFNISYLKPSMRLAELVLLRKTLHPESLTVNVTVHSISMVQGNLTESDALDEKVLALDELPPSGYDVFNISAILNETISDVIGFQLRFTDDSGSLVLHEALTKSLYCLNRCTQSEPLLVAYRFLVTELYGGSKQQAAGECQHCATERRRNLPEDSTLEQCSLHQHYVNFQTIQLSHWILEPPGFFTSFCK from the exons ATGAGCATTATTTCTCTGTTTTTAGGACTCAGCTCTGGCTTGCTGTTAATGTTTTGTTCTCACTTCCCAGAGGCAGGGAAATGCCAGCTTATCTGGGGAACAGATGAACAGTTAAGCAAGGCCATCCTGGAAATGCTACATATCAATAAGTTATCCACACCTCTCAGGACCAAGCCTCACGACTACATGAAGTTAGTCTATCACCTACGAAACCCACCAGCTACCAGTGACTTTTCAAACAGTGAAGGGACTCTTGTACAGAGTTTCAGGAGCATCCAAG ATCCAGAGTTTGGCATTCCAGGATGGCTGTGGTTCAATATTTCTTACCTGAAACCTTCCATGAGACTTGCAGAATTAGTTCTTCTCAGGAAGACTCTACACCCAGAATCACTGACAGTAAACGTTACTGTGCATAGCATCTCCATGGTCCAGGGAAATCTCACAGAAAGCGATGCCTTAGATGAGAAAGTGTTGGCATTGGATGAGCTCCCGCCATCTGGTTACGACGTCTTTAACATTTCAGCCATTTTGAATGAGACCATCTCAGATGTCATAGGCTTTCAGCTACGATTCACAGACGACAGTGGCAGCTTGGTTCTCCATGAAGCTCTGACTAAGAGCCTGTATTGTTTGAACAGATGCACCCAGAGCGAGCCTTTACTGGTGGCTTATCGCTTCCTGGTGACTGAGCTGTATGGTGGAAGTAAACAGCAGGCCGCTGGAGAATGTCAACATTGTGCTACAGAGAGACGAAGAAACTTGCCAGAAGATTCCACACTAGAACAGTGCAGCCTTCACCAGCACTACGTGAACTTTCAGACAATACAACTGAGCCATTGGATTCTGGAGCCTCCTGGCTTCTTCACAAGTTTTTGCAAGTAG